The Brevibacillus brevis genome contains a region encoding:
- a CDS encoding GDSL-type esterase/lipase family protein has product MKVQKKIMGITLFAMVALSVAACGIIGQPTASDITRQARDISTPQQTSYSSLYQTSVFLGDSITEGLSYHDVLKEENVLAGAGKTAEFALEDVDELVKRKPEHIFIQLGSDDILWPTDHPKEYSLSYYAQLIDRIKERLPKAYITILSVTPVTAKAEKAEPRYQNIGDYNKGLKELASKVQVGYIDVSSTVADHPDMYDADGIHFQAQFYPILLDYIKDELDRKKSAK; this is encoded by the coding sequence ATGAAAGTGCAAAAGAAAATAATGGGTATTACACTGTTCGCCATGGTCGCCTTATCGGTTGCGGCATGTGGCATCATTGGACAACCAACTGCTTCCGATATTACCAGGCAGGCCAGGGACATCTCCACTCCGCAGCAAACCTCATATTCATCACTGTACCAAACAAGTGTTTTTCTCGGAGATTCGATTACGGAGGGATTGTCTTACCATGATGTGCTGAAAGAGGAGAACGTGCTGGCAGGTGCAGGGAAAACGGCCGAATTCGCGCTGGAAGATGTGGACGAATTAGTCAAGCGAAAGCCTGAGCATATTTTTATCCAGCTGGGTTCAGACGACATTTTATGGCCGACCGACCATCCCAAGGAATATTCGTTGTCGTACTACGCCCAATTGATCGATCGCATCAAAGAAAGGCTTCCAAAGGCGTACATCACGATCTTATCCGTTACCCCGGTTACGGCAAAGGCAGAAAAAGCGGAGCCCCGCTATCAAAATATCGGCGACTACAATAAGGGACTGAAGGAGCTGGCAAGCAAGGTACAAGTCGGATACATCGATGTGTCGTCAACTGTGGCCGATCATCCTGACATGTACGATGCGGACGGCATTCATTTCCAAGCCCAGTTTTATCCAATCCTGCTCGATTACATAAAAGATGAGCTGGATCGTAAGAAGAGCGCAAAATAA
- a CDS encoding sensor histidine kinase — translation MRTSIVLKLFLLTTGLCLFVIASIFIGQTVFFEQYYVHQKVEKVKEALQSYRQNELTHAGASQDEVRKEQEFYQKTNAWFARLDDRGHLKYSDDFEMEVRLEYSEDTPALSGKSIVVPLYTVMDVGDVTADNPFLDTYVKVGQQIAMEGIMIDNQWFAQRIGRSVSNLREEDQLENQQLVKKEYEVVPRFKSGTEYHERYPSVLMSGTITQVRTPQGADVSRYTNRLFLERVKAFQADLLYGDVVEQTSTITDYKENDMEYKIFVERVTDQTGKPAYLFAMTSLQPVNEAAEVMKSYYGYIIAGTLLLVLLASFYYSRRIAAPLLRMDDMTQKMAKLDFSEKIPIKTEDEIGSLSRNINRLSDMLHAHIVQLEQDIEKEKRLEQTRKEFIAGVSHELRTPLSVMESCLYILKDKADSPKRDYYFAAMEDEVKKMNLLVTDMLELAKYESGTYRMQMDSFRIDVLLEQICVKLASDLAGKQLQLHYRLAPVEVIANQHRIEQVIVNFLTNAIRYTPEQEDIVISTVEGEDTVKICIENKGVQIPAEQLEKIWDRFYRGEHSRNRSTGGTGLGLAISKQILELHGAFYGAMNTEDGVLFYFELKKKKV, via the coding sequence ATGAGAACAAGCATTGTACTCAAGCTGTTTTTACTTACGACGGGATTATGCTTGTTTGTGATCGCAAGCATTTTTATCGGACAAACCGTATTTTTCGAGCAGTATTATGTGCATCAAAAGGTAGAAAAGGTGAAGGAAGCCCTTCAATCCTATCGGCAAAACGAGTTGACTCATGCCGGGGCTTCCCAGGATGAAGTCAGGAAGGAACAGGAGTTTTATCAAAAGACGAATGCCTGGTTTGCTCGATTGGATGATAGAGGCCATTTGAAATACTCGGACGATTTCGAGATGGAGGTCCGTCTGGAGTACTCGGAAGACACCCCTGCTCTTTCTGGCAAATCGATTGTCGTTCCGCTGTACACGGTCATGGATGTGGGGGATGTAACCGCTGATAACCCCTTCCTCGATACCTATGTTAAAGTGGGACAACAGATTGCCATGGAAGGGATCATGATCGATAATCAATGGTTTGCGCAGCGGATCGGGAGGAGTGTCTCCAATCTCAGAGAGGAAGATCAGCTGGAGAATCAGCAACTCGTCAAAAAAGAGTATGAGGTCGTCCCGAGATTCAAGAGTGGCACTGAATACCATGAGCGTTATCCCAGCGTTTTGATGAGCGGAACCATCACACAGGTCCGAACACCGCAAGGCGCGGATGTATCCCGCTATACGAACCGCTTATTTCTTGAACGGGTGAAAGCTTTTCAAGCGGATCTTCTATACGGAGATGTTGTGGAGCAAACAAGCACCATAACGGACTACAAAGAGAACGATATGGAGTACAAAATATTCGTAGAGCGCGTGACCGATCAAACAGGGAAGCCCGCCTATCTGTTCGCCATGACATCCCTACAGCCCGTAAACGAAGCGGCGGAGGTCATGAAAAGTTATTACGGCTACATCATTGCGGGTACCTTGCTGCTCGTTCTGCTCGCCTCCTTCTATTATTCCCGCAGAATAGCAGCTCCTTTGCTCCGCATGGACGACATGACACAAAAAATGGCCAAGCTGGACTTCTCTGAAAAAATTCCGATCAAGACAGAGGATGAGATCGGCAGCCTGTCACGGAATATTAATCGGCTTTCGGATATGCTGCATGCCCATATTGTCCAGCTGGAGCAGGATATTGAGAAAGAAAAGCGGCTGGAGCAAACGCGTAAAGAATTTATCGCTGGCGTGTCGCATGAGCTGAGAACTCCGCTCAGCGTCATGGAAAGCTGCCTTTACATTCTGAAGGATAAGGCGGACAGCCCGAAACGGGACTATTATTTTGCTGCGATGGAAGATGAAGTGAAGAAGATGAACCTGCTGGTTACGGATATGCTGGAATTGGCAAAATATGAATCCGGTACGTATAGAATGCAGATGGATTCGTTCCGGATTGATGTGCTACTGGAGCAAATCTGCGTAAAGTTGGCATCGGACCTCGCCGGCAAGCAGTTGCAGTTGCACTACCGTTTAGCCCCAGTCGAAGTCATCGCCAATCAGCATCGAATCGAGCAGGTGATCGTGAATTTCCTGACAAACGCCATACGCTACACGCCGGAACAAGAGGATATTGTCATCTCGACGGTTGAAGGGGAGGATACCGTCAAGATTTGCATCGAAAACAAAGGCGTCCAGATTCCGGCCGAGCAGTTGGAGAAGATATGGGATCGTTTCTACCGCGGTGAGCACTCCCGCAACCGTTCGACCGGAGGAACCGGATTGGGCCTTGCGATCTCCAAGCAGATACTAGAACTGCATGGGGCGTTCTATGGAGCAATGAATACGGAGGATGGCGTCTTATTCTATTTTGAATTGAAGAAAAAGAAAGTGTAG
- a CDS encoding response regulator transcription factor, translating to MAKTILIVEDQQVLREIMKEYLMDEGYEVLEAGDGSQALTLFQEHEVHLIILDIMLPELDGWSVCRRIRKVSNVPILMLTARSDEDDTLLGFELGADDYVVKPCSPPILLARAKRLLENRQMHEPGDMLSGGGITIHLPSRTVSIEGNNYSLTHTEFEILAYLMKNKGIILTREQLITKIWGYDFVGEDRTLSSHIRNLRSKLGEHAKHIVTVVRSGYKFEDRP from the coding sequence ATGGCGAAAACGATACTGATTGTGGAAGACCAGCAGGTTTTGCGAGAGATTATGAAGGAATACTTGATGGACGAAGGATACGAAGTGCTGGAAGCGGGGGACGGGAGTCAAGCGCTGACGTTATTTCAAGAGCATGAAGTGCATTTGATCATTCTGGACATTATGCTTCCGGAATTGGACGGGTGGTCAGTATGCAGACGCATTCGCAAAGTTTCCAACGTCCCCATTCTGATGTTAACAGCTCGTTCGGATGAGGATGACACGTTGCTTGGATTCGAGCTCGGGGCGGACGATTATGTGGTGAAACCGTGCAGTCCTCCCATCCTGCTGGCACGCGCCAAACGGTTGCTGGAAAACCGGCAAATGCACGAACCGGGGGATATGTTGTCCGGCGGCGGGATTACGATTCACTTGCCGTCCCGAACCGTTTCAATTGAGGGGAACAACTATAGCCTGACGCACACGGAATTCGAAATTTTGGCTTACTTGATGAAAAACAAAGGCATCATCCTCACCAGAGAACAGCTCATTACAAAAATCTGGGGATACGACTTTGTCGGCGAGGATCGAACGCTCAGCAGCCATATTCGTAATTTGCGTTCCAAGCTGGGAGAGCATGCGAAGCATATCGTCACAGTTGTTCGTTCCGGTTATAAATTCGAGGACCGACCATGA
- a CDS encoding heavy metal-binding domain-containing protein yields MIVVTTENIPGYRVVEVKGTTFGLIVRARGIGGDIMAGLRSVVGGEIKEYTVLLEDARKQALDRMIKNATAMGANAVVMCRYDSGNMGNMGEVVAYGTAVVVEKV; encoded by the coding sequence ATGATCGTCGTAACAACAGAAAACATTCCAGGATATCGTGTCGTTGAAGTGAAAGGAACGACATTCGGCTTAATCGTTCGAGCACGCGGAATTGGGGGAGACATCATGGCAGGTCTTCGTTCAGTAGTTGGCGGAGAAATCAAGGAATACACGGTGCTCCTGGAGGACGCGCGGAAACAGGCGCTTGACCGCATGATTAAAAACGCAACGGCCATGGGAGCTAACGCTGTGGTCATGTGTCGTTACGATTCGGGAAATATGGGAAATATGGGCGAAGTTGTCGCATACGGTACAGCAGTGGTCGTTGAAAAGGTGTAA
- a CDS encoding CPBP family glutamic-type intramembrane protease: MEHFWLIWLVSVLCALCAIPIQSNTIRQQVQLQAAFYPNKKIPPISVMVAIMIIQSCVFLALATAIGLWLMPSTGLRLWILDHWGSGAELPFSIWSFWAVSIGSGIAVGLLVKWVDRSFFQRHMTTIMGKEPISSRFFGFLSSFYGGVCEEVLMRLGVMTVVVFLAQKIGWMGISYWLGICVAAIVFAVSHLPTNYMTYGKSNVVTVWTLLLNGILGILFGFLYWRYGLEAAIISHFSADIVLHVIFKNKTIESRRSK; encoded by the coding sequence ATGGAACATTTTTGGCTGATCTGGTTGGTTAGTGTACTGTGCGCTCTATGCGCTATACCGATTCAATCCAACACGATTCGCCAACAAGTACAGCTGCAAGCCGCCTTCTATCCTAATAAGAAAATCCCGCCAATTTCCGTCATGGTTGCGATTATGATCATTCAGAGTTGTGTATTTCTGGCTCTGGCAACCGCTATAGGCTTATGGCTCATGCCTTCCACTGGACTTCGACTCTGGATTCTCGATCACTGGGGGTCCGGAGCGGAGCTGCCTTTTTCCATCTGGTCGTTTTGGGCCGTATCTATTGGTTCAGGTATCGCGGTAGGCCTCTTGGTAAAATGGGTGGACCGTTCTTTCTTTCAACGACACATGACCACAATAATGGGTAAAGAACCGATTTCATCACGGTTCTTCGGCTTTCTCTCGTCTTTTTACGGAGGGGTTTGCGAAGAAGTGCTCATGCGTCTAGGGGTTATGACTGTTGTCGTATTTTTGGCACAGAAGATTGGATGGATGGGAATTTCCTACTGGCTGGGCATCTGTGTCGCCGCCATTGTTTTCGCTGTATCCCATCTCCCAACCAACTACATGACGTACGGAAAAAGCAACGTGGTCACTGTATGGACGTTGTTGCTAAACGGTATCTTGGGCATCTTGTTTGGGTTCCTATATTGGCGATACGGTTTAGAAGCCGCGATCATTAGTCATTTTAGCGCTGACATCGTTCTACATGTGATCTTCAAAAATAAAACGATAGAAAGTAGGAGAAGCAAATGA
- a CDS encoding ABC transporter permease: protein MTSHPMIRKEFNELVRTYKILIVPIVFIALMITQPITMKMLPDILANSTGLPEGAVIKIPTPSAPEVLSTAISKFSSLGTFVLILIVMGSIAGEKASGVASMVFVKPISRAKYYLAKAITYYTLTIASMLIGMGITAYYTEILFGKLDWTHVWIGTLMYIPNLFLVVTTTLCASSFFSNAVGAGGASLVFNILIFTVPQFLGKFLDMVSPGGLSNAAMMIIQENSTLSQAFITGLPGLAGVFTLNIVFFFMGWYFLERSEI from the coding sequence ATGACTTCCCACCCGATGATCAGAAAAGAATTCAATGAATTGGTCAGAACCTACAAGATTCTCATTGTCCCGATTGTGTTTATTGCTTTAATGATTACACAGCCGATCACGATGAAAATGCTCCCTGATATTTTGGCCAATTCCACTGGACTGCCGGAAGGGGCAGTCATCAAAATTCCAACCCCGTCTGCTCCGGAAGTACTCTCGACGGCGATTAGCAAATTTAGCTCACTCGGCACGTTTGTGCTAATCCTTATCGTTATGGGATCCATTGCAGGAGAGAAAGCCTCTGGGGTAGCATCCATGGTATTCGTCAAGCCCATCAGTCGAGCCAAATACTATCTCGCCAAAGCCATTACCTACTACACTTTGACAATTGCAAGCATGCTGATCGGGATGGGGATAACCGCCTACTATACAGAGATCCTTTTCGGAAAACTAGATTGGACCCATGTATGGATAGGTACGTTGATGTACATACCGAATCTATTCCTTGTCGTCACAACAACGCTGTGCGCCTCCAGCTTTTTTAGCAATGCTGTTGGAGCCGGTGGAGCCTCACTGGTATTCAATATCCTGATCTTCACGGTTCCACAATTTCTCGGTAAATTTTTGGATATGGTATCTCCTGGTGGATTGTCAAATGCGGCGATGATGATTATTCAAGAAAACTCAACTCTGTCGCAAGCCTTCATCACAGGTTTACCTGGCCTCGCAGGTGTCTTTACACTCAACATCGTGTTTTTCTTTATGGGCTGGTACTTTTTAGAACGATCAGAAATCTAA
- a CDS encoding ABC transporter ATP-binding protein has product MRVIECEGLTKEYKDHKALKNVTFSVDGIGCVGFLGGNGAGKTTTIRILTGLAAPTGGKVRVVGYDVVTDRNKVTSEVGYCPQIPAFYNYMTATEWMHWVGRLYGLDKHTIAQRTDELLELCGINEARNRPISGYSGGMKQRLGIAQALIHNPKLLVLDEPVSALDPMGRYDVLLLIEKLKQHMTVFMSTHILDDIERIADHIVIIKDGTVVLSSSLDQLRANHVEPMIEFKLDQQDIDLTVVLNGLTWIREWSLDGGVYKILTNDMEKAKALLPHVLLESGGTLAYYRLSASTLEDIFLKVVNN; this is encoded by the coding sequence TTGCGAGTTATTGAATGTGAAGGCCTCACGAAGGAATATAAAGACCATAAAGCGTTAAAGAACGTAACCTTTTCCGTCGACGGCATCGGTTGTGTCGGTTTTCTTGGGGGGAATGGTGCCGGGAAAACGACGACGATCCGCATCCTAACCGGGTTGGCTGCACCGACCGGAGGAAAAGTGAGAGTAGTAGGCTACGACGTCGTGACCGATCGCAATAAAGTCACAAGTGAAGTAGGGTATTGCCCACAAATCCCAGCCTTTTACAACTATATGACAGCGACAGAGTGGATGCATTGGGTGGGGAGACTTTATGGATTGGACAAGCACACAATCGCACAGCGGACAGATGAACTCTTGGAGTTATGCGGAATCAATGAGGCGAGGAACCGCCCCATAAGCGGTTACAGCGGAGGGATGAAACAGCGTCTGGGGATTGCCCAGGCGCTCATCCACAACCCCAAGCTGCTCGTCTTGGACGAGCCAGTTTCCGCGCTCGACCCCATGGGCAGATATGACGTCTTATTGCTAATAGAAAAGCTGAAGCAACATATGACTGTCTTCATGTCGACCCACATTTTGGATGACATCGAAAGAATCGCCGACCATATCGTCATCATCAAGGACGGTACGGTGGTGCTGTCTTCCAGTTTGGATCAGCTGCGAGCAAACCATGTGGAGCCAATGATTGAGTTCAAGCTTGATCAACAGGACATAGATTTAACCGTTGTATTGAATGGGCTAACCTGGATCAGGGAATGGAGCCTAGACGGCGGTGTTTACAAAATTCTTACCAATGACATGGAAAAAGCCAAGGCACTCCTGCCTCACGTTCTTCTGGAATCTGGCGGGACACTGGCGTATTATCGCTTGTCCGCATCGACCCTCGAAGATATTTTCTTAAAGGTTGTGAATAACTGA
- a CDS encoding PLD nuclease N-terminal domain-containing protein: protein MPIDIQLLAPIIAIQLILAVIALIDLARREAYRVAGGKKWPWALGIIFINTLGPIVYFFVGRKD, encoded by the coding sequence ATGCCAATCGATATTCAGCTTCTTGCACCTATTATTGCTATTCAATTGATACTAGCTGTTATTGCTTTAATTGATTTGGCTAGACGCGAAGCGTACCGAGTTGCAGGTGGAAAAAAATGGCCGTGGGCTCTCGGCATTATCTTTATAAACACCTTGGGTCCGATCGTGTATTTCTTTGTAGGCAGAAAAGACTAG